One stretch of Novosphingobium pentaromativorans US6-1 DNA includes these proteins:
- a CDS encoding oxygenase MpaB family protein yields the protein MSKQKRLWMGKPDPYARLREIERLDLDEDYVEIAHLFFADFSSAMFSTGAAEFMFTFAAPKISRVLYASGEIEKRLDKRIVDTGLFTAINFMHGFEGKGKEAADRVREMHSRYRIAGDEFVATACDEIVVALRSAELFGWRPVTDKEREAVRLFFSARALAYGSPTKLPDSLAGVYEFMETYIANECRYEKRNHILTAKLLDWYGTKVARPLRPILRAMLLAPQDPRILSACGVKRPSALMRKIGMALLKRRAGKGPVPDSDSDALAEFARTVYPDGYTIEDLGTKPPSRTVPTPRQNALV from the coding sequence ATGAGTAAGCAGAAGAGGCTCTGGATGGGCAAACCCGATCCTTACGCGCGCCTCCGCGAAATCGAAAGACTCGATCTGGACGAGGACTACGTGGAGATCGCCCACCTGTTCTTCGCGGATTTTTCATCCGCCATGTTCAGTACCGGGGCCGCCGAATTCATGTTCACGTTCGCGGCACCGAAAATCTCGCGCGTGCTTTACGCAAGCGGGGAAATCGAAAAGCGGCTCGATAAGCGGATCGTGGATACGGGCCTGTTCACGGCCATCAATTTCATGCACGGGTTCGAGGGCAAGGGGAAGGAAGCTGCCGACCGCGTGCGCGAGATGCACAGCCGCTATCGCATTGCTGGCGACGAATTCGTGGCGACAGCTTGCGACGAAATCGTGGTGGCGCTCAGATCGGCCGAACTTTTCGGCTGGAGACCGGTTACCGACAAGGAGCGCGAAGCGGTCAGGCTTTTCTTCAGTGCGAGAGCCCTGGCCTACGGGTCTCCAACCAAGCTGCCGGACTCACTGGCGGGAGTCTATGAGTTCATGGAAACCTACATCGCCAATGAGTGTCGCTATGAAAAGCGCAACCATATCCTGACTGCGAAACTGCTGGACTGGTATGGAACGAAGGTCGCTCGTCCGCTGCGCCCCATCTTGCGCGCCATGCTTCTGGCGCCTCAGGACCCCAGGATCCTGAGCGCATGCGGCGTAAAGCGCCCCTCTGCCCTCATGCGCAAGATCGGCATGGCGCTGCTCAAAAGAAGGGCTGGCAAGGGTCCCGTCCCAGACAGTGATTCCGATGCGCTGGCGGAATTCGCGCGCACCGTCTATCCTGACGGCTACACAATCGAAGACCTGGGAACGAAGCCGCCAAGCCGCACTGTCCCAACCCCTCGACAAAACGCGCTCGTATAA
- a CDS encoding DUF4286 family protein encodes MQRHAFIVFSDPKPGCEDEYNQWYNDEHIGDVLNAPGFVAARRFRIAADPNAALPHRYVAIYEMETDDPDKVMAELTRRSDQGVFQISSALDLNGVRTFIAEEIHADTASD; translated from the coding sequence GTGCAGCGTCATGCGTTCATTGTCTTTTCCGATCCGAAGCCGGGCTGCGAAGACGAATACAATCAGTGGTATAACGATGAGCATATCGGCGATGTGCTCAATGCGCCCGGCTTCGTCGCGGCACGGCGCTTCCGCATCGCTGCGGATCCGAACGCCGCCCTGCCGCATCGTTACGTCGCCATTTACGAAATGGAGACCGACGACCCCGACAAGGTGATGGCCGAACTGACGCGACGCTCCGATCAGGGGGTCTTCCAGATCAGCAGCGCTCTGGACCTGAACGGGGTCAGGACCTTCATTGCCGAGGAAATCCACGCCGACACCGCATCCGATTGA
- a CDS encoding amidohydrolase family protein — translation MLQQLEKSKQSQKVRIIDADAHVNPSADMWADYLSPEFRDQAPKIEHGEDCDYVVFEGRRRKLNLISAQAGRKGEDFKMHGRASDARAGGWMPKARLEDMDADGIDTSVLFGGGPLGTSNPDLFKASFKAYNRWLADFCAYSPDRFAGVGYIPMQDVDESIEMMRECARLGLKAVNIPAFPMTPMKTLQANQSQAMALTGDASSDRSYADPEFDPFWKAACDLGMPLTIHLGGRTPRFTEPKWFLSDLLMSKFSMGEPIGIMIFGGVFQRFPDLKLGSIESGVGWFAFAANYMDETWHKQRYWVNSVLEKEPSYFWDKNIYGSFIHDRVGILTRNMPGAGNIMWSSDYPHSETTYPDSMEWIDKLFEGVPEDDKNMIISGRAMEFYRL, via the coding sequence ATGCTGCAACAGCTCGAAAAGTCGAAACAGAGCCAGAAGGTCCGGATCATCGATGCCGATGCTCATGTAAATCCCTCCGCCGACATGTGGGCCGACTATCTGTCGCCCGAGTTTCGCGACCAGGCCCCCAAGATCGAGCATGGCGAGGACTGCGACTACGTCGTATTCGAAGGCCGCCGCCGCAAGCTCAACCTGATCAGCGCACAGGCCGGGCGCAAGGGCGAGGATTTCAAGATGCACGGCCGCGCATCCGATGCCCGCGCCGGCGGCTGGATGCCCAAGGCCCGCCTCGAGGACATGGATGCCGACGGCATCGACACCTCCGTCCTGTTCGGCGGAGGCCCGCTGGGCACCTCGAACCCCGATCTCTTCAAGGCCAGCTTCAAGGCCTATAACCGCTGGCTCGCAGACTTCTGCGCCTATTCGCCCGATCGCTTCGCAGGTGTCGGCTACATCCCGATGCAGGACGTCGATGAATCGATCGAGATGATGCGCGAATGCGCCAGGCTCGGCCTCAAGGCGGTCAACATCCCGGCCTTCCCGATGACCCCGATGAAGACGCTGCAGGCCAACCAGTCGCAAGCCATGGCGCTGACCGGCGATGCGTCAAGCGATCGCAGCTACGCCGACCCCGAGTTCGATCCGTTCTGGAAGGCGGCCTGCGACCTGGGCATGCCCCTGACCATCCACCTGGGCGGCCGCACCCCCCGCTTCACCGAGCCCAAGTGGTTCCTGTCCGACCTGCTGATGAGCAAGTTCTCGATGGGCGAACCGATCGGCATCATGATCTTCGGCGGCGTGTTCCAGCGCTTCCCCGACCTCAAGCTCGGCTCGATCGAAAGCGGCGTGGGCTGGTTCGCCTTCGCAGCCAACTACATGGACGAAACCTGGCACAAGCAGCGCTACTGGGTGAACAGCGTGCTCGAAAAGGAGCCCAGCTATTTCTGGGACAAGAACATCTACGGATCGTTCATCCACGACCGCGTCGGCATCCTCACCCGCAACATGCCCGGCGCCGGCAACATCATGTGGTCCTCCGACTATCCGCACTCGGAAACCACGTATCCGGACTCCATGGAATGGATCGACAAGCTCTTCGAAGGCGTTCCCGAAGATGACAAGAACATGATCATCAGCGGACGCGCCATGGAATTCTACCGCCTCTGA
- a CDS encoding amidohydrolase family protein, whose amino-acid sequence MLKEFVLEIPEQIGLPVAARRKPQAQSGEWPEGTRIVSADSHILESDLWIDRFPEHLKDQAPRMLFKDGGWDLSINGKSMTMEKQAADLCNTLECYPGFTDVDARIADLDIEGVEKELIFPQRLFGLIIFGEIANKEHVFGAYNEHIAEVCAKAPGRLYSVMVPSYWAPEKAEESVARCVELGARCLMVPIKPGNYESDGATIHYNDPRMDPLWAAIEASGLPVAFHIGESLPNDAPGKAGISGLMQFQGFRLNWGQLVFGGVFDRFPGLKAIFVEAGLSWIPGMLHDADLVYNSFAATVTPKLAHAPSWYWRNHCYATFMTDPAGLEMLHRIGPETALWSSDYPHQESTFGYTRSAIDAVFKATTVENAQMILGKTALKLFQMED is encoded by the coding sequence ATGTTGAAAGAATTCGTTCTCGAAATTCCAGAGCAGATCGGCTTGCCCGTGGCTGCACGTCGCAAACCGCAGGCGCAGTCGGGCGAATGGCCCGAAGGGACGCGCATCGTTTCGGCAGACAGCCATATTCTGGAGAGCGATCTGTGGATCGACCGTTTTCCGGAACACCTCAAAGATCAGGCTCCACGTATGCTGTTCAAGGACGGTGGCTGGGATCTTTCGATCAATGGCAAATCCATGACGATGGAAAAGCAGGCAGCGGACTTGTGCAATACGCTGGAGTGCTATCCCGGCTTCACCGACGTCGATGCCAGGATCGCCGACCTCGACATAGAAGGCGTCGAGAAGGAGCTGATCTTCCCGCAGCGCCTGTTCGGTCTCATCATATTCGGTGAAATTGCCAATAAGGAGCACGTCTTCGGCGCTTATAACGAGCATATCGCGGAAGTTTGCGCCAAGGCCCCCGGGCGGCTCTACTCGGTCATGGTTCCGAGCTACTGGGCTCCTGAGAAGGCCGAAGAAAGCGTCGCCCGATGCGTCGAGCTTGGCGCGCGCTGCCTCATGGTACCGATCAAGCCCGGCAATTACGAAAGTGACGGAGCTACGATCCATTACAATGATCCGCGCATGGATCCCCTCTGGGCTGCGATCGAGGCCAGCGGCCTTCCGGTCGCCTTCCATATCGGCGAATCGCTTCCCAACGATGCTCCTGGCAAAGCGGGAATTTCGGGCCTCATGCAGTTTCAGGGCTTCCGGCTGAACTGGGGCCAACTGGTCTTCGGCGGCGTCTTCGATCGCTTTCCGGGCCTCAAGGCCATCTTCGTCGAAGCTGGTCTATCCTGGATCCCCGGCATGCTTCATGATGCGGATCTGGTCTACAATTCCTTCGCCGCGACAGTCACACCCAAGCTTGCCCATGCACCAAGCTGGTATTGGCGTAACCATTGCTATGCCACGTTCATGACCGACCCTGCAGGCCTTGAGATGCTCCATCGCATCGGACCGGAAACGGCACTGTGGTCTTCGGACTATCCGCACCAGGAAAGCACCTTCGGCTACACCCGCAGCGCCATCGATGCTGTGTTCAAGGCGACCACGGTCGAAAACGCCCAGATGATTCTCGGCAAGACCGCACTCAAGCTCTTCCAGATGGAAGACTGA
- a CDS encoding SDR family oxidoreductase — MSAGTKRVLIAGATGLVGDAAVRAFVDSGWDVIAVSRRPLDEDLEGRVRHVCVDLTDRDACRVAFGELHGVTHVVYAALYEKPGLIAGWREQDQMDTNLAMLANLFDPLSSANPIAHMTLLQGTKAYGAHTGPRVLLPAREDMPRDPHENFYWLHEDYIREKAGHDGFSWTIFRPQIVMGAVWGAAMNPLIPIQAYAAIRRELGQGFAFPGGVPMVSEMADPRLLGAAFVWAADAPEAAFETFNITNGDVFSWATMWPVLAEVYGMETGPDEACRLAEFLPAHREVWDRIVARHGLRPIALERLLGQSHHYVDRLLRAGNETVTLPVLVSTIKLRQAGFGACYDSRDTLRHWTRELARRKVMPPLPA; from the coding sequence ATGAGCGCTGGGACCAAGCGGGTCCTCATTGCCGGAGCGACCGGACTTGTCGGAGATGCGGCGGTCCGGGCCTTCGTCGATAGTGGCTGGGACGTGATCGCCGTTTCCAGACGGCCCCTGGACGAGGACCTGGAGGGCCGGGTTCGTCACGTTTGCGTCGATCTGACCGACAGGGATGCGTGCCGCGTTGCTTTTGGCGAGCTGCACGGGGTGACACATGTCGTCTATGCAGCGCTTTACGAAAAGCCCGGTCTGATCGCCGGATGGCGCGAGCAGGATCAGATGGACACGAACCTGGCGATGCTTGCCAATCTGTTCGATCCGCTCAGCTCTGCCAATCCCATCGCTCACATGACCTTGCTGCAGGGGACAAAGGCCTATGGCGCGCACACCGGGCCACGCGTGCTCTTGCCCGCGCGCGAAGACATGCCGCGCGATCCACATGAAAACTTCTATTGGCTTCATGAGGATTACATCAGGGAAAAGGCCGGGCATGACGGCTTCAGCTGGACCATATTCCGGCCGCAGATCGTGATGGGGGCGGTCTGGGGCGCCGCGATGAACCCGCTGATCCCGATCCAGGCCTATGCGGCGATCCGGCGCGAACTGGGGCAGGGTTTTGCTTTCCCCGGCGGCGTGCCCATGGTGTCCGAAATGGCCGATCCCCGTCTGCTCGGTGCAGCTTTCGTCTGGGCTGCAGATGCGCCTGAAGCGGCCTTCGAGACGTTCAACATCACCAATGGCGATGTGTTTTCGTGGGCAACCATGTGGCCGGTCCTGGCAGAAGTCTATGGAATGGAAACAGGTCCGGACGAAGCATGCCGTCTGGCCGAATTTCTGCCCGCCCATCGTGAAGTCTGGGATCGCATCGTCGCCCGTCACGGTTTGCGACCCATTGCGCTGGAACGGTTGCTGGGACAAAGCCATCACTATGTCGACAGGCTGCTTCGAGCCGGAAACGAAACGGTGACGCTTCCTGTACTGGTCAGCACGATCAAGCTGCGCCAGGCAGGCTTTGGTGCCTGTTACGACAGCCGGGATACTCTGCGGCACTGGACGCGCGAACTTGCGAGACGCAAGGTGATGCCGCCTTTGCCTGCCTGA
- a CDS encoding FAD-dependent oxidoreductase, producing MAGFDESFDIVVVGSGGGGFCAALTALDAGRSVLVLESTDMVGGSTAMSGGALWVPNNPLQAKAGVKDSRDASLTYIQALNTHDNSALRQRRDAAFVDEASEMVSFLMRRGVPLERCEGWSDYHDELPGGSVRGRSLSAKFFDLRKLGDWASRLRRGAAPFPLKWPEFAMLPLVKRTARAKFYAARLGLRLTKMKITGAQLVGMGTALQGRMLKEILDAGGEIRTDSPVNDLVRNDSGRVTGVIAEIDGKTRRIEARLGVIVAAGGFAHNQQMRDEHGPKPAHADWTHANPGDTGSMLSVMMKHGAATDMMDNAIWLVTSKLPSGYKIFHIDDIAKPHAIMVTPQGRRFTDESGSNYDNGRNMYAAGATPGWAILDSRHRDRYIWAGAMPGKTPPEWFESGYMKKAETIEELARLCGMDQAVLAETISRFNRAAETGVDDDFGRGARAYDRAWGDPTVRPNPVLGAISEAPFYAVQVFPGDVGTTGGVVINEHGNVLDREENPIEGLYAAGNSTASIFGRTYPGAGATIAATFTFGYVGVQHALRGAKEAKAAA from the coding sequence GTGGCGGGTTTTGATGAGAGCTTTGACATCGTTGTTGTCGGAAGCGGCGGTGGAGGTTTTTGTGCCGCGCTCACGGCGCTCGATGCCGGCCGATCAGTGCTCGTGCTGGAAAGCACGGACATGGTGGGCGGCTCTACGGCAATGTCCGGCGGCGCCCTGTGGGTCCCCAACAACCCGTTACAGGCCAAGGCAGGCGTCAAGGATTCGCGCGACGCCTCGCTCACCTACATTCAGGCTCTCAATACGCACGACAACAGTGCGCTGCGCCAGCGACGTGATGCGGCGTTCGTCGACGAGGCTTCCGAGATGGTCAGCTTTCTCATGCGGCGCGGAGTTCCGCTGGAACGCTGCGAGGGATGGTCGGACTATCATGACGAATTGCCGGGCGGTAGCGTTCGCGGGCGTTCGCTGAGCGCGAAATTCTTCGATCTGCGCAAGCTTGGCGACTGGGCCTCGCGTCTGCGCAGGGGAGCGGCTCCTTTTCCTCTCAAATGGCCTGAATTCGCAATGCTGCCTCTGGTCAAGCGCACCGCGCGGGCAAAGTTCTATGCGGCACGGCTCGGCCTGCGGTTGACGAAGATGAAGATCACCGGGGCGCAACTTGTTGGCATGGGAACGGCGCTGCAGGGTCGCATGCTCAAGGAGATCCTCGACGCCGGCGGCGAGATCCGGACGGACAGCCCGGTCAACGACCTTGTACGAAACGATAGCGGCCGCGTGACCGGCGTGATTGCGGAAATCGACGGCAAGACGCGCAGGATCGAAGCACGATTAGGTGTCATCGTGGCGGCAGGCGGATTTGCCCACAATCAACAGATGCGCGACGAGCATGGCCCAAAGCCGGCCCATGCCGACTGGACGCATGCCAATCCCGGAGACACCGGCTCCATGCTTTCGGTAATGATGAAGCATGGTGCCGCGACAGACATGATGGACAATGCCATCTGGCTTGTGACGTCGAAGCTGCCCAGCGGCTACAAGATCTTCCATATCGACGATATAGCCAAGCCTCATGCGATCATGGTGACCCCGCAAGGGCGCCGCTTCACGGATGAGTCGGGTTCCAACTACGACAATGGCCGCAACATGTACGCCGCCGGAGCGACACCGGGTTGGGCGATCTTGGACAGCAGGCACCGTGACCGGTACATCTGGGCGGGGGCCATGCCCGGCAAGACTCCGCCCGAATGGTTCGAAAGCGGCTACATGAAGAAGGCTGAAACGATCGAGGAGCTTGCCCGGCTCTGCGGGATGGACCAGGCCGTTCTTGCCGAAACGATCAGCCGCTTCAATCGCGCAGCCGAAACCGGCGTGGACGACGATTTCGGTCGCGGGGCAAGAGCGTACGATCGCGCCTGGGGCGATCCGACGGTCAGGCCGAACCCAGTGCTTGGCGCAATCAGCGAAGCCCCGTTCTACGCCGTTCAGGTCTTTCCGGGTGATGTGGGTACGACGGGCGGCGTGGTCATCAATGAACATGGCAATGTCCTCGATCGTGAAGAGAACCCGATCGAGGGTCTCTATGCTGCCGGCAATTCGACTGCTTCGATCTTCGGACGGACCTATCCGGGCGCCGGTGCAACGATCGCAGCGACCTTCACGTTCGGCTATGTCGGCGTCCAGCATGCATTGCGCGGTGCCAAGGAAGCGAAAGCCGCGGCATGA
- a CDS encoding SMP-30/gluconolactonase/LRE family protein: MKVENVLNADNYLGETPVWSPSEQTLLWVNCEQPAELIRWHPASGKVDRWPMPKRIGGFVLAGNGKALVVLSDGVYDFDLTSAELTLRAASPLDPIIPLHECVTDRQGRLWVGGFDHNFFTDRGSSQAIYFRLDGDKLTPVIEGITVANGLAFSPDGRTIYAGDSPRRRVDQWDLDPADGSVSNRRPFVTFADDDPGHIDGATVDAEGGYWIAAVGAAEVRRYTPDGKLDRTIELPFSNPTKPAFGGPDMKTLYITSTRMAINVDHPGYGANGPLYACSPGETGVADTLYSES, translated from the coding sequence ATGAAGGTCGAAAACGTATTGAACGCCGACAATTATCTGGGCGAAACACCGGTCTGGTCCCCCTCCGAACAAACCCTGTTATGGGTGAATTGCGAACAACCGGCAGAACTGATCCGCTGGCATCCCGCCAGTGGCAAGGTTGACCGCTGGCCGATGCCCAAGCGCATTGGCGGCTTCGTGCTCGCAGGCAACGGCAAGGCGCTCGTCGTGTTGTCCGACGGGGTCTACGATTTCGATCTCACTTCCGCGGAGCTCACTTTGCGCGCCGCATCCCCGCTCGATCCCATCATACCCCTTCACGAATGCGTCACCGACCGCCAGGGGCGGCTCTGGGTCGGCGGGTTCGATCACAATTTCTTCACTGATCGCGGTTCGTCGCAAGCCATATACTTTCGCCTCGATGGCGATAAGCTGACGCCCGTGATCGAGGGTATCACTGTCGCCAACGGGCTCGCCTTCAGTCCGGACGGCCGGACAATCTACGCTGGCGATTCACCGCGCCGGCGCGTCGACCAGTGGGACCTCGATCCGGCCGACGGGAGCGTATCCAATCGTCGTCCATTCGTGACATTCGCCGACGACGATCCGGGCCATATCGACGGTGCAACCGTGGATGCAGAAGGCGGCTACTGGATTGCCGCGGTCGGAGCGGCTGAGGTGCGCCGTTACACGCCGGACGGCAAGCTCGACCGGACGATCGAGCTACCCTTCTCCAACCCCACCAAACCGGCCTTCGGCGGACCTGACATGAAAACTCTGTATATCACCTCGACCAGGATGGCGATCAACGTCGACCATCCGGGCTATGGCGCAAATGGCCCGCTCTATGCCTGCAGCCCGGGCGAAACGGGCGTCGCCGATACTTTGTACAGCGAGAGCTGA
- a CDS encoding MAPEG family protein — MQIEFIMLAAVILLALVNIMWAGNARTKQYGLEWNMGPRDESLPPLNPLPARLLRAQANLYETLPLFIGALLGAAALGHLGWKTEVGSVLFFGGRLIYLPLYAAGIPKLRTLIWLVAMIGLLLTLWALAFG; from the coding sequence ATGCAAATCGAATTCATCATGCTGGCGGCAGTCATCCTGCTTGCACTGGTCAACATCATGTGGGCCGGCAACGCACGGACGAAGCAATACGGCCTGGAATGGAACATGGGTCCGCGCGACGAATCGCTGCCCCCGCTCAATCCACTGCCTGCCAGGCTACTGCGCGCACAGGCGAATCTCTACGAAACGCTGCCCCTGTTCATCGGGGCCTTGCTGGGCGCTGCGGCATTGGGACATCTGGGATGGAAGACGGAAGTGGGATCCGTCCTCTTTTTTGGCGGCCGTCTGATCTACCTTCCGCTCTATGCGGCGGGCATCCCCAAGCTGCGCACCCTGATCTGGCTGGTTGCAATGATCGGCCTGCTCTTGACCTTATGGGCGCTTGCCTTCGGCTGA
- a CDS encoding DUF2889 domain-containing protein, whose product MTSSGAKPGEEAGRQESGGSFNRLIRIVARPGEVRGALEDDYHHFRVAIRHENGVITGVESEALRVPYSLCPAAGNQMKALVGRPLSSDVTQLPQAINARMQCTHQFDLACFLVTAAARGDATRTYHAQIADQPEDAKRARLYRDGECILDWTVAGSTILSPPELADCNLGKGFTAWAASLQDPQTAEAALVLRRAVFLSAGRAMTEWIEQKIHASAAGGCWVQQPERNEAAVRQHGTTCDFSGRSVELTSDDESWLYEVPAHSAS is encoded by the coding sequence TTGACCTCATCAGGGGCGAAACCCGGCGAAGAGGCCGGTCGGCAGGAGAGCGGGGGCAGTTTCAACCGCTTGATCCGCATCGTCGCGCGGCCCGGTGAGGTGCGCGGCGCTCTTGAGGACGACTACCATCACTTTCGGGTCGCAATCCGTCACGAGAATGGGGTCATTACCGGAGTGGAGAGCGAGGCACTGCGCGTACCTTACTCATTGTGCCCGGCGGCTGGGAACCAGATGAAGGCGCTGGTGGGGCGGCCGCTCTCTTCGGACGTCACGCAATTGCCGCAAGCAATCAATGCACGCATGCAATGCACGCATCAGTTCGACCTGGCCTGCTTCTTGGTTACGGCTGCGGCACGCGGCGATGCGACGCGGACCTATCATGCCCAGATTGCGGATCAGCCCGAAGATGCAAAGCGCGCGCGCCTGTACCGCGATGGCGAATGCATTCTGGACTGGACTGTCGCCGGATCGACTATCCTGTCGCCCCCGGAACTTGCCGATTGCAATCTGGGTAAGGGCTTCACCGCTTGGGCGGCCTCGTTGCAGGACCCGCAGACGGCCGAAGCTGCGCTGGTTCTGCGGCGCGCGGTTTTCCTCTCGGCGGGGCGTGCCATGACCGAGTGGATCGAGCAGAAGATCCATGCAAGTGCGGCCGGCGGATGCTGGGTTCAGCAGCCCGAGCGAAACGAGGCTGCCGTGCGTCAGCACGGTACGACGTGCGACTTCAGCGGTCGTAGCGTGGAGTTGACCAGCGACGACGAGAGCTGGCTGTACGAAGTCCCCGCGCACTCGGCCAGCTAG